The following are from one region of the Streptomyces changanensis genome:
- a CDS encoding NUDIX hydrolase, with translation MASTPGEQPVEALARELREETGLELPSAHLLDARSYGVRRHGVSWHLTALFHAVDLPGGAPVVTETDGSTDAAVWVPPADLRTSTLSPAAACSGAGPVATGDGAGCSRRFGPLRAPDEFDESDEPGDGPDPGGSADDRAGRAPATGTVRRQRPRTMAPWRARAP, from the coding sequence GTGGCATCGACCCCGGGCGAGCAGCCCGTGGAGGCCCTGGCCCGCGAACTCCGGGAGGAGACCGGCCTGGAGCTCCCCTCCGCCCATCTGCTCGACGCACGGAGCTACGGCGTGCGGCGGCACGGTGTGAGCTGGCACCTCACGGCGCTCTTCCACGCCGTCGACCTCCCGGGCGGGGCACCGGTCGTGACCGAGACCGACGGCTCCACCGACGCGGCCGTGTGGGTACCGCCGGCGGACCTGCGGACGTCGACGCTGTCGCCGGCGGCCGCATGCTCGGGAGCCGGTCCGGTCGCCACGGGTGACGGTGCCGGCTGCTCCCGCCGCTTCGGCCCCCTGCGCGCGCCCGACGAGTTCGACGAGTCGGACGAACCGGGCGACGGGCCGGACCCCGGCGGGTCCGCCGACGACCGCGCCGGCCGGGCCCCCGCCACCGGCACGGTTCGTCGTCAGCGCCCGCGTACGATGGCGCCATGGCGAGCACGCGCACCGTGA
- a CDS encoding DUF2975 domain-containing protein: protein MGKLAVLALRAVLVALLTGSLFVQAVMVPLLAADLEGLDADVAHLRAPIVVITLLGLVSAQVILVCVWRLVTMVRRGTVFSHAAFRYVDVVAGGFVAVALLVFALGVVLAPGEAVAPGVVLLLGGVALAVLGVALIVVVLRTLLAQAVARDVEAARMRAELNEVI from the coding sequence ATGGGAAAGCTCGCCGTGCTCGCCCTACGTGCCGTCCTCGTGGCGCTGCTCACCGGATCGCTGTTCGTCCAGGCGGTGATGGTGCCGCTGCTCGCCGCCGATCTGGAAGGGCTCGACGCGGACGTGGCGCACCTGCGCGCGCCGATCGTCGTGATCACTCTCCTGGGGCTGGTCTCGGCGCAGGTCATCCTCGTCTGCGTGTGGCGGCTGGTGACGATGGTGCGCCGCGGGACGGTGTTCTCCCATGCCGCCTTCCGCTACGTCGACGTGGTGGCCGGCGGGTTCGTGGCGGTCGCCCTCCTGGTGTTCGCCCTCGGGGTGGTCCTCGCGCCCGGTGAGGCCGTCGCGCCGGGCGTGGTCCTGCTGCTGGGCGGGGTCGCCCTGGCCGTCCTCGGCGTCGCGCTGATCGTGGTCGTGCTCCGCACGCTGCTCGCCCAGGCCGTCGCTCGGGACGTCGAGGCCGCGCGGATGCGGGCCGAGCTGAACGAGGTGATCTGA
- a CDS encoding transcriptional regulator: MTALEPLLQHPTRLTVLAFLSGCTEAEFSAVRDYCQVSDSVLSKTATALEEAGYVTVKKGYVGKRPKTWLAATRAGNKALAGHLASLQAIVAAAEAAGAAHG, from the coding sequence GTGACCGCGCTGGAGCCGCTCCTCCAGCACCCGACGCGGCTGACCGTGCTGGCCTTCCTCAGTGGGTGCACCGAGGCGGAGTTCTCCGCCGTGCGCGACTACTGCCAGGTGTCGGACTCGGTCCTCAGCAAGACGGCGACCGCGCTGGAGGAGGCCGGCTACGTCACCGTGAAGAAGGGGTACGTCGGCAAGCGCCCCAAGACGTGGCTGGCCGCCACCCGCGCCGGCAACAAGGCCCTGGCCGGCCACCTGGCGTCCCTGCAGGCGATCGTCGCCGCCGCGGAGGCCGCCGGCGCGGCCCACGGCTGA
- a CDS encoding GNAT family N-acetyltransferase → MTVLRGASVVLRPTVREDIPALAAIRATPEVRARWRGGDDLGAEMAREFDDPDNRWLTVEHRDRIVGMIQWYAEDEPDYRHAGIDLFLDPAAHGGGLGTDAVRTLARHLVDVLGYHRLVIDPAADNAAAIRCYTKVGFRPVGVMRQYERGADGTWHDGLLMDLLAAELVRHP, encoded by the coding sequence ATGACCGTGTTGCGTGGCGCCTCCGTCGTCCTGCGCCCCACCGTCCGCGAGGACATCCCCGCCCTGGCGGCCATCCGGGCGACACCCGAGGTGCGCGCCCGGTGGAGGGGAGGGGACGACCTGGGGGCGGAGATGGCGCGGGAGTTCGACGACCCCGACAACCGGTGGCTGACCGTCGAGCACCGGGACCGGATCGTCGGCATGATCCAGTGGTACGCCGAGGACGAGCCGGACTACCGGCACGCCGGCATCGACCTCTTCCTCGACCCCGCCGCGCACGGCGGGGGGCTGGGCACCGACGCCGTACGGACCCTCGCCCGCCACCTCGTCGACGTCCTTGGCTACCACCGGCTCGTCATCGACCCGGCGGCCGACAACGCCGCGGCGATCCGCTGCTACACCAAGGTCGGCTTCCGGCCGGTGGGGGTCATGCGGCAGTACGAACGCGGCGCCGACGGCACCTGGCACGACGGGCTGCTGATGGACCTCCTGGCGGCGGAGCTCGTCCGCCATCCCTGA
- a CDS encoding MerR family transcriptional regulator: protein MRIGELARRSGVSERSLRYYEQQGLLRSERTPGGHREFGAWAVDRVVRIQALYAAGLNSRKIAQLLPCMRDADGGPNASATSRLVGELLAERERIDRMMADLALTRGVLDEVIEAASGDRGAAADRGARAS from the coding sequence ATGAGGATCGGTGAACTGGCCCGGCGCAGCGGGGTGAGCGAGCGCTCCCTGCGCTACTACGAGCAGCAGGGGCTCCTGCGGAGCGAGCGGACCCCGGGCGGGCACCGGGAGTTCGGCGCGTGGGCCGTCGACCGCGTCGTCCGGATCCAGGCACTGTACGCGGCGGGCCTGAACAGCAGGAAGATCGCCCAGTTGCTCCCCTGCATGCGCGACGCGGACGGCGGACCCAACGCGTCCGCCACCTCGCGCCTGGTCGGCGAGCTGCTCGCCGAACGTGAGCGGATCGACCGCATGATGGCCGACCTGGCCCTCACGCGCGGCGTCCTGGACGAGGTCATCGAGGCGGCGTCCGGCGACCGGGGCGCCGCAGCGGACCGCGGGGCCCGGGCGTCCTGA
- a CDS encoding DUF305 domain-containing protein, which translates to MNSRSSLHRRTAAALTAGAAALALAACGGSGSGSTGHDEHGATPSSASSAPASGPASQDRHNAADVAFAQGMIPHHRQAVQMADLAPSRAASPEVRKLAEDIKKAQDPEIRTLSEWLVSWGETVPVEGSADHSHHAGMEGMMSAEDMAALGKSSGKAFDTAFLEMMIRHHEGAVTMAKAERDRGAYPAATKMADAIAASQSAEIAEMKRLLARD; encoded by the coding sequence ATGAACAGCAGGAGTTCCCTCCACCGCCGTACCGCCGCCGCCCTGACCGCGGGCGCGGCCGCGCTCGCCCTCGCCGCTTGCGGCGGGAGCGGCAGCGGATCGACCGGGCACGACGAGCACGGCGCGACCCCCTCGTCGGCCTCCTCCGCCCCGGCGTCCGGGCCTGCGTCGCAGGACCGGCACAACGCCGCGGACGTCGCCTTCGCACAGGGCATGATCCCCCACCACCGGCAGGCGGTGCAGATGGCGGACCTGGCGCCGTCGAGGGCCGCGTCTCCCGAGGTGAGGAAGCTCGCCGAGGACATCAAGAAGGCGCAGGACCCGGAGATCAGGACGCTCTCCGAGTGGCTCGTCTCCTGGGGCGAGACGGTGCCCGTCGAGGGCTCCGCGGACCACTCCCACCACGCGGGCATGGAGGGCATGATGAGCGCCGAGGACATGGCCGCACTGGGCAAGTCCTCGGGGAAGGCCTTCGACACCGCCTTCCTGGAGATGATGATCAGGCACCACGAGGGGGCCGTCACCATGGCCAAGGCCGAGCGGGACCGGGGCGCGTACCCGGCGGCCACGAAGATGGCCGACGCGATCGCGGCCTCGCAGAGCGCCGAGATCGCGGAGATGAAGAGGCTGCTGGCCCGCGACTGA
- a CDS encoding tryptophan 2,3-dioxygenase family protein, with translation METPYERYLRLPALLSLQQPRTSRDDTARWPDERLFIVVHQSAELLVGQALVDLGTALEHTEAGRVRPACTSLRRVTALVEALDQHLVLLDHLDPAGFGAFRPLLEEASGSQSPQFAALFDLVDEHGHFGRTTDTGGAAGTPPVRGEEQEEPAPSWRALHNAVTRWRVRHLLMVERMIGDGAGTGGTTGLEYLRSRIHLPPHRPPV, from the coding sequence GTGGAAACACCCTACGAGCGCTATCTGCGCCTTCCCGCGCTGCTGTCCCTCCAGCAGCCTCGGACCTCCCGGGACGACACGGCGCGCTGGCCGGACGAGCGTCTCTTCATCGTCGTCCACCAGTCGGCCGAGCTGCTCGTCGGCCAGGCGCTGGTGGACCTCGGCACCGCCCTGGAGCACACAGAGGCGGGTCGGGTGCGGCCGGCCTGTACGTCGCTGCGGCGCGTGACGGCCCTGGTCGAAGCCCTCGACCAGCACCTGGTCCTGCTCGACCACCTGGATCCGGCCGGCTTCGGCGCTTTCCGTCCGCTCCTGGAGGAGGCGAGCGGGTCGCAGTCACCCCAGTTCGCCGCGTTGTTCGACCTGGTCGACGAACACGGCCACTTCGGGCGTACGACGGACACCGGGGGCGCGGCCGGCACGCCACCCGTCCGCGGCGAGGAGCAGGAGGAACCGGCCCCGTCCTGGCGGGCCCTCCACAACGCGGTCACGCGCTGGCGCGTCCGGCACCTCTTGATGGTGGAGCGCATGATCGGCGACGGGGCCGGCACCGGGGGCACCACGGGGCTGGAGTACCTGCGTTCCCGGATCCACCTGCCACCGCACCGCCCCCCGGTCTGA
- a CDS encoding DUF6153 family protein, which yields MASTRTVTSRHPVGCLLSSLVLAVLAGVLGMHGLVPGSMPVAAAHTGHHTAPATAAEVPRLVGDCSHSDGGAGHVAHADGTCAAAGTGSAYTPPALTATVSAVPTAVAPGDGLRASTASGRGPPDLSELQLLRI from the coding sequence ATGGCGAGCACGCGCACCGTGACCAGCAGGCACCCCGTCGGGTGCCTGCTGTCGTCGCTGGTGCTCGCTGTGCTGGCCGGTGTGCTGGGCATGCACGGCCTGGTGCCCGGATCGATGCCCGTGGCGGCCGCCCACACCGGTCACCACACGGCGCCGGCCACGGCGGCGGAGGTGCCCCGGCTGGTCGGTGACTGCTCGCACTCCGACGGCGGGGCGGGCCACGTGGCCCACGCCGACGGGACGTGCGCGGCGGCCGGTACCGGCTCCGCCTACACGCCGCCCGCGCTCACCGCCACCGTGTCAGCGGTCCCCACCGCCGTGGCACCCGGGGACGGCCTTCGGGCCTCGACGGCGAGCGGCAGGGGCCCTCCCGACCTGTCCGAGCTGCAACTCCTGCGGATATAG
- a CDS encoding phage holin family protein: MSEAAENVVAVVVESAMSAREELGDTVTEAVTEGRGGLSALAAGGACGLLATLTAHSAIQQRLSRAWSPEVAAGVLTLAYATGASALVRYGRTRLRRAREASRETVDLSRETVVRTVDELARG, from the coding sequence ATGTCGGAAGCAGCCGAGAACGTCGTCGCCGTCGTGGTCGAGTCGGCGATGAGCGCGCGCGAGGAGTTGGGTGACACCGTGACGGAGGCCGTCACCGAGGGCCGCGGCGGTCTGTCCGCCCTGGCGGCGGGAGGGGCATGCGGCTTGCTGGCCACGCTGACCGCCCACTCGGCGATCCAGCAACGGTTGTCCCGGGCCTGGTCGCCGGAGGTCGCCGCGGGGGTGCTGACCCTGGCGTACGCCACCGGCGCCTCCGCGCTCGTACGGTACGGGCGGACCAGGCTGCGCCGCGCACGCGAGGCGTCCCGCGAGACTGTCGACCTGTCACGGGAGACGGTCGTGCGGACGGTGGACGAGCTCGCGCGCGGCTGA
- a CDS encoding VOC family protein, which translates to MPLHWKLVIDSTNAPALADFWAAALEYEVEDPTPLVEQLLAAGHLPEGAVVEHRGRKTFRGYAAIRHPEDPYDATSGVGHGRRLLFQDVPEPKSAKNRLHLDVHGGPGGLDDLVTRLETLGAIRVREVDKGPAGHWWVMQDPEGNEFCAT; encoded by the coding sequence ATGCCCTTGCACTGGAAGCTCGTCATCGACAGCACGAACGCGCCCGCCCTCGCCGACTTCTGGGCCGCGGCACTGGAGTACGAGGTGGAGGACCCCACTCCTCTGGTCGAGCAGCTGCTGGCCGCCGGCCACCTCCCGGAAGGCGCGGTCGTCGAGCACCGCGGCCGCAAGACCTTCCGCGGGTACGCCGCGATCCGTCACCCCGAGGACCCCTACGACGCGACCAGCGGCGTCGGCCACGGCCGGCGGCTCCTCTTCCAGGACGTGCCCGAGCCCAAGTCCGCCAAGAATCGACTGCACCTGGACGTCCACGGCGGGCCCGGCGGCCTCGACGACCTGGTGACGAGGTTGGAGACCCTGGGAGCGATTCGGGTCCGCGAGGTGGACAAGGGGCCCGCCGGCCACTGGTGGGTCATGCAGGACCCGGAGGGCAACGAGTTCTGCGCGACCTGA
- a CDS encoding alkene reductase: MTQTPRIPQLLEPARLGPLHLPNRLVMAPLTRNRAGADGVPQPLMATYYAQRASAGLIIAEAATPNAVGQTYPNIPAIHSQAHVDGWRRVTRAVRAAGGRMFLQLQHGGRVGHPDTSGLTPLAPSPVPLPETLHTPSGRRPAVVPREMTTRDIRSTVADFASAARNAVDAGFEGVEVHAANGHLLHQFLAGNTNRRGDAYGGPVAHRIRFVVEVVRAVTDAIGPDRVGLRVSPGNTVNGVREDDTDSIYPALVEALADSGPAYLHVVAADSDQPLFRTLRDGWPGTLIANPALGWGTPLPADGGRRAGERLLAAGADLIALGRAFIANPDLVERIRLGAPLNPVREAYQMYTGGETGYTDYPFLAPDHAGSGSPEPVGR; encoded by the coding sequence ATGACGCAGACACCCCGCATCCCGCAGCTCCTCGAACCCGCCCGCCTCGGCCCGCTCCACCTGCCGAACCGTCTCGTGATGGCGCCTCTGACCCGCAACCGCGCGGGGGCGGACGGCGTCCCGCAGCCGCTCATGGCCACCTACTACGCACAGCGCGCCTCCGCCGGACTGATCATCGCCGAGGCCGCGACACCGAACGCCGTCGGGCAGACGTACCCGAACATCCCGGCGATCCACAGCCAGGCGCACGTCGACGGGTGGCGGCGGGTCACACGGGCCGTGCGGGCGGCGGGCGGCCGGATGTTCCTGCAGCTCCAGCACGGGGGCCGGGTCGGGCACCCGGACACCAGCGGCCTCACTCCCCTCGCCCCCTCCCCCGTGCCGCTGCCGGAAACCCTCCACACGCCCTCCGGGCGCCGGCCCGCCGTCGTACCGCGCGAGATGACGACCCGGGACATCCGGTCCACCGTCGCCGACTTCGCGTCGGCCGCCCGCAACGCCGTCGACGCCGGCTTCGAGGGCGTCGAGGTGCACGCCGCCAACGGGCATCTCCTGCACCAGTTCCTGGCCGGGAACACCAACCGGCGCGGCGACGCGTACGGCGGCCCGGTTGCCCACCGGATCCGGTTCGTCGTCGAGGTGGTGCGGGCCGTCACCGACGCGATCGGACCGGATCGGGTCGGACTGCGCGTCTCCCCCGGCAACACCGTGAACGGCGTACGGGAGGACGACACCGACAGCATCTACCCGGCGCTCGTCGAAGCCCTGGCGGACAGCGGACCGGCCTACCTGCACGTCGTGGCCGCCGATTCGGACCAGCCGCTCTTCCGCACGCTCCGCGACGGCTGGCCGGGCACGCTGATCGCCAACCCGGCCCTCGGGTGGGGAACGCCGCTCCCCGCCGATGGCGGCCGGCGGGCGGGCGAACGGCTGCTGGCCGCCGGCGCGGACCTGATCGCCCTCGGCCGCGCGTTCATCGCCAACCCCGACCTGGTCGAGCGGATACGCCTCGGCGCTCCGCTCAATCCGGTGCGCGAGGCGTACCAGATGTACACGGGAGGGGAGACCGGGTACACCGACTACCCCTTCCTGGCCCCCGACCACGCCGGCAGCGGGTCCCCGGAGCCGGTGGGCCGGTGA
- a CDS encoding helix-turn-helix domain-containing protein: MPIVVDIDVMLARRKMSVGELADRVGITPANLAVLKNGRAKAVRFTTLAALCEVLACQPGDLLRWEAKGGGLEADGA, translated from the coding sequence ATGCCGATCGTCGTGGACATCGACGTGATGCTGGCCCGACGGAAGATGTCGGTCGGTGAGCTCGCGGACCGTGTCGGCATCACTCCCGCCAACCTGGCGGTGCTCAAGAACGGCCGCGCCAAGGCGGTGCGGTTCACCACTCTCGCCGCGCTCTGCGAGGTCCTCGCCTGTCAGCCGGGGGACCTGCTGCGGTGGGAAGCGAAAGGGGGCGGGCTGGAGGCCGACGGCGCGTAG
- a CDS encoding saccharopine dehydrogenase family protein, whose amino-acid sequence MGERQTVAVYGAYGHTGRFVVAELRERGFVPVLSGRDAGRLAEMASAAPGTVARPAPVDDAAALDRALDGVAAVVNCAGPFAVTAAPVIEAALRAGIPYVDVAAEIEANADTFARFTDRARAAGVLVVPAMAFYGGLGDLLATAAMGEWTEADEAHVAYALSHWHPTPGTRAAGRVSRERRGGRRVRYTEGRLEYRTDAAPTLQWPFPAPTGPRAVIGEFTMADVVTLPSHLSVPEVRTYMTVEAAADLSAPDTPAPSAVDARGRSGQTFVVDTVVRRGGTERRAVATGRDIYAVTAPLVGEAVHRVLTGRTRTVGVASAGAAFDAPDFLRSLSAHLTCTPHP is encoded by the coding sequence ATGGGAGAGCGGCAGACGGTGGCGGTGTACGGCGCGTACGGGCACACCGGGCGGTTCGTGGTGGCGGAGCTGCGGGAGCGCGGGTTCGTCCCCGTCCTCAGCGGCCGGGACGCCGGGAGGCTGGCGGAGATGGCGTCCGCCGCACCGGGAACCGTCGCCCGGCCGGCGCCGGTGGACGACGCGGCGGCGCTCGACCGCGCCCTCGACGGCGTCGCGGCGGTGGTCAACTGCGCCGGGCCCTTCGCCGTGACCGCCGCCCCGGTGATCGAGGCGGCACTGCGCGCCGGGATCCCGTACGTGGACGTGGCGGCCGAGATCGAGGCCAACGCCGACACGTTCGCCCGCTTCACGGACCGCGCCCGCGCCGCCGGAGTGCTGGTCGTCCCCGCGATGGCCTTCTACGGCGGGCTCGGCGACCTGCTGGCGACCGCCGCGATGGGGGAGTGGACGGAGGCCGACGAGGCGCACGTCGCGTACGCCCTGAGCCACTGGCACCCCACGCCCGGCACGCGCGCCGCGGGCCGCGTCTCCCGGGAGCGGCGCGGCGGTCGACGCGTCCGCTACACCGAGGGCCGGCTGGAGTACCGTACCGACGCCGCGCCGACGCTTCAGTGGCCCTTCCCCGCGCCGACCGGTCCGCGCGCCGTCATCGGCGAGTTCACGATGGCCGACGTCGTCACCCTCCCCAGCCACCTGTCCGTCCCGGAGGTCCGCACGTACATGACGGTCGAGGCGGCCGCGGACCTGTCCGCCCCGGACACCCCCGCCCCGTCCGCGGTCGACGCGCGCGGGCGGTCCGGGCAGACCTTCGTCGTGGACACCGTCGTTCGCCGCGGCGGCACGGAACGCCGCGCCGTGGCGACGGGCCGTGACATCTACGCCGTCACCGCGCCGCTCGTGGGGGAGGCGGTGCACCGCGTCCTCACCGGACGGACCAGGACGGTCGGCGTCGCCTCGGCCGGCGCGGCCTTCGACGCCCCGGACTTCCTCCGGTCCCTGTCGGCGCACCTCACCTGCACACCCCACCCGTGA
- a CDS encoding helix-turn-helix domain-containing protein: protein MGTVALAVTDGMLHFELAVAYEVFGAAPASVDVPWYDVEVCGAQDGVRVGRFGLRPDHGLDRLPRADTVIVPGWADVDADPPAELVDAVRAAHEAGARVASLCTGAFVLAAAGLLDGRRATTHWAHTAVLAARHPDVEVDPDVLYVDGGSVLTSAGKAAALDLCLHLVRLDHGPAVANAVARRLVVPPHRAGGQAQFVAAPVPARDDHPLAALLPWAIERLDRPLTVEDLARRARMSSRHLGRHFRAVTGTTPLQWLLTQRIRRAQELLEATDDSVDTIAAATGMGTATTLRRHFHRTVGVPPDTYRRTFRSRPAAGDGSGVRHRHPLEPQ from the coding sequence ATGGGTACTGTCGCGCTGGCCGTCACGGACGGGATGCTGCACTTCGAACTGGCCGTGGCGTACGAGGTGTTCGGTGCCGCGCCGGCCTCGGTGGACGTCCCCTGGTACGACGTCGAGGTGTGCGGGGCGCAGGACGGTGTGCGGGTCGGCCGGTTCGGGCTGCGGCCCGACCACGGGCTGGACCGGCTGCCGCGCGCCGACACCGTGATCGTCCCGGGCTGGGCGGACGTCGACGCCGACCCGCCGGCGGAGTTGGTCGACGCGGTGCGCGCGGCCCACGAGGCGGGCGCGCGGGTGGCGTCCCTGTGCACGGGCGCGTTCGTCCTGGCCGCCGCCGGTCTGCTGGACGGGAGACGCGCGACGACGCACTGGGCGCACACGGCGGTGCTGGCCGCCCGTCACCCGGACGTCGAGGTCGACCCGGACGTGCTGTACGTGGACGGCGGCAGCGTGCTCACGTCCGCCGGGAAGGCCGCCGCGCTGGACCTGTGCCTGCACCTGGTCCGCCTGGACCACGGCCCGGCGGTCGCCAACGCCGTCGCCCGCCGCCTGGTGGTGCCACCGCACCGGGCGGGCGGCCAGGCGCAGTTCGTCGCCGCGCCGGTGCCCGCACGGGACGACCACCCACTGGCCGCGCTGCTCCCGTGGGCGATCGAACGCCTCGACCGCCCGCTGACCGTCGAGGACCTGGCCCGCCGGGCACGGATGAGTTCGCGGCACCTGGGCCGCCACTTCAGGGCGGTGACCGGTACGACCCCGCTGCAGTGGCTGCTGACCCAACGGATTCGCCGCGCCCAGGAGTTGCTGGAGGCCACGGACGACAGCGTCGACACCATCGCCGCGGCCACCGGGATGGGCACGGCCACGACGCTGCGCCGGCACTTCCACCGCACGGTCGGCGTGCCTCCCGACACCTACCGCCGTACCTTCCGCTCCCGGCCCGCGGCGGGAGACGGCTCAGGTGTACGTCACCGTCACCCGCTCGAACCCCAGTGA
- the nadE gene encoding ammonia-dependent NAD(+) synthetase — MSLQQEIARDLHVSPSFDAKEEIERRVAFLADRLTSAGLRALVLGISGGVDSTTAGRLCQLAVERVRAAGHEATFFAMRLPYGAQADEADAQLALEFIGPDRVLTVDVKPASDAALEALLAGDTVFRDAHHQDFVHGNIKARQRMIVQYAVAGAHDGLVVGTDHAAEAVSGFFTKFGDGAADVVPLTGLTKRRVRAVAEALGAPSSLVGKVPTADLESLSPGKPDEEALGVTYGEIDDFLEGKPVGEAAFEAIVRRYRLTEHKRQLPIAP, encoded by the coding sequence ATGTCCCTTCAGCAGGAGATCGCCCGGGATCTCCACGTGAGTCCGTCCTTCGACGCGAAGGAGGAGATCGAGCGGCGGGTGGCGTTCCTCGCCGACCGGCTGACGTCCGCGGGTCTGCGCGCACTGGTCCTGGGCATCAGCGGCGGTGTCGACTCCACGACCGCGGGCCGGCTGTGCCAGCTGGCGGTGGAGCGGGTGCGGGCCGCCGGGCACGAGGCGACGTTCTTCGCGATGCGGCTGCCGTACGGCGCCCAGGCGGATGAGGCCGACGCGCAGCTGGCGCTGGAGTTCATCGGGCCCGACCGCGTCCTCACCGTGGACGTGAAGCCCGCGAGCGACGCCGCGCTGGAGGCGCTCCTGGCCGGTGACACCGTCTTCCGCGACGCGCACCACCAGGACTTCGTGCACGGCAACATCAAGGCGCGGCAGCGCATGATCGTCCAGTACGCGGTGGCGGGCGCGCACGACGGCCTCGTCGTGGGCACCGACCACGCCGCCGAGGCGGTCTCCGGGTTCTTCACCAAGTTCGGTGACGGGGCGGCGGACGTGGTCCCGCTGACGGGTCTCACCAAGCGGCGCGTCCGCGCGGTGGCGGAGGCGCTGGGCGCGCCGTCGTCGCTGGTGGGCAAGGTTCCGACCGCGGACCTGGAGAGCCTCAGCCCGGGCAAGCCCGACGAGGAGGCGCTCGGCGTCACCTACGGCGAGATCGACGACTTCCTGGAGGGCAAGCCGGTCGGCGAGGCCGCCTTCGAGGCGATCGTCCGCCGCTACCGCCTCACCGAGCACAAGCGACAGCTCCCGATCGCCCCCTGA
- a CDS encoding DUF4230 domain-containing protein — translation MLALVLLFTAAGRFDIVPGWGDLFGEETRDRSGPALLQSIQDLSRYEGAAGSYQIVVDLEKDARFLPDALRGTRTLYVAAGTVGAYVDLGKAGPQDVTVNEERTSAVIRLPHARLGAPALDPERSYAVSKQRGLLDRLGDLFSDNPNDERAVQRLAARRIGEAATESGLTARAERNTTAMLKGLLGSLGFERVTVTYT, via the coding sequence CTGCTGGCCCTGGTGCTCCTCTTCACCGCCGCCGGACGGTTCGACATCGTCCCCGGCTGGGGCGATCTCTTCGGTGAGGAGACACGGGACCGGTCCGGGCCCGCCCTCCTCCAGTCGATCCAGGACCTCAGCCGCTACGAGGGCGCGGCGGGCTCCTACCAGATCGTGGTGGACCTGGAGAAGGACGCCAGGTTCCTGCCGGACGCGCTGCGCGGCACACGGACGCTGTACGTCGCCGCCGGAACCGTCGGGGCGTACGTGGACCTCGGGAAGGCCGGGCCCCAGGACGTCACCGTGAACGAGGAGCGGACGTCCGCCGTGATCCGACTGCCGCACGCCCGGCTGGGCGCGCCCGCCTTGGACCCCGAGCGCTCCTACGCCGTGTCCAAGCAGCGCGGACTGCTGGACCGGCTCGGCGACCTCTTCTCCGACAACCCGAACGACGAGCGCGCGGTGCAGCGCCTCGCGGCCCGGCGCATCGGTGAGGCCGCCACCGAAAGCGGCCTCACCGCGCGCGCCGAGCGGAACACCACCGCGATGTTGAAGGGGCTGCTGGGCTCACTGGGGTTCGAGCGGGTGACGGTGACGTACACCTGA